In a genomic window of Curtobacterium flaccumfaciens pv. betae:
- a CDS encoding choice-of-anchor G family protein produces the protein MRRHASLPGTPVPSAADERTRRITRADGRARGRATDGRRLLLRGGVVATVTALIAATVAIQPAAAAQTDVAEAEGLLLSGSGIVNADAVAQLGGAYSARGASSGGGTTNQPLNLTALNAVGVDLGNDVDLLGPNGILTLGVDGQYATTSAAGATASSGLLTNDGGIGVGTGSGTGAATVNLNPLFSRVGADTTVLSNAQLRVGALASRIQATRGTTVGTTTDYRIAGADLNLTSPAVAGLSTALRNDLRTFSGTVNSAVGADGALSGTTTALTGELQRLLRTTSLGLVNVNGTTVTATVDLNLDDTLTRVLQQPLTDGAVTITPSTGAITVDLDRLTTLNGQPANTSVLTEAAVSSINRSITTILGTQLPTALQTAVVNTINSTAVRVNVTANVNLAGIPLTALALRADTTLGALAGTSPATATVTATGGPLGLNVLGALLAPAVNTVVIPALQTIVRPLVTGTALTNLGTTLTATTSAVSTLLSPVVLLLRQVVDLTVNAQDTTGFRDPRGYDTGSRSVHALRLSVLPGANVATVDLATSTVRATAFAAPTITAPTAGQQFTVPSATSTRSVVVSGAGEPGATVAVSLGGDRTGTATVAADGTWTTTIADVPTGAYTATATQTVGGTAAGTATQDFSVVAQRALTITTPTAGQTFTTTGETAPVTLTGTATANARISVDLGAGVTATGTADDAGAWSVTVPEVPVGEQTASVTQTVGDTTSAPVTRSFRVVAAAGLTVDTPTADQDFPLAGDTRSVPFSGSAQAGARVDVDLGDGLTATTRANADGTWSTSVTDVPAGEYSAEVTQAVGGTTSAPVTRDFTVTAAPALTIDEPADGSTITVADESSTTPVTVSGSAAPNARVTVGIGGSFTAAVTADEDGAWTTTFADVPVGERTATARQSVDGTTSGPVGTTFTVEAGDPLAITSPEDGDVVTVLDADTTTDLDLAGTAEAGAEVRVSLGDGLTATTTADDDGTWTLTVTDVPAGRYTISATQTVGGTTSPAVRQVVTVQAGAQLAVTAPAQDATVTVATDDSVVDVTVRGTAQPGARIEVVLDDGDAVSTTANPQGAWSVVLTDVGTGDHTATVTQTVDGATSAPVDRDFAVEAGDELVIVAPGDAQQVPAGTGGQANVVVRGTAEPGATVAVTIDEGDPVEVVTDTAGNWELPTTQLGIGEHAVEAVQTVNGTDGPVVTRDFTVVPGNAIVIDTPASGARFVVVDADATATVRITGTAEPGAAVTVSVGPGTRFTTTADDDGRWAVDATGLAPTGVYTASASQEVEDVVTSAVPITFEVVTANALTITGPDTDPITVAGPDVERDVTVTGTGQPGAAVTATLAGSEDQETTVGADGTWSVTFPDLGVDAHQVTVTQTLAGTVSDPRTSDPVERTVTIEAAEAVTITAPGTDAVLLVPDADATRDVVVTGSAEPGAPVTVRLGDDEATTTADADGDWTVTFGGVGVGTPTLTASQTVGGTTASSPDQTVTVRAGTALTIVTPEDGDVLTVADTSGTADVEVTGRAQPDAEVTVRLSTGESETVTADEDGRWETTFQDVPVGDHRVAATQVVGGQTSTPVTAAVSVRAGAPLVVSTPRGATTVTVADDDATTGVDFAGTGEPGATVTVDLGDGGTATATVDEDGRWATTVEDVPTGSFTASVTQALNGTTSAAVERPVSVVAAADLIIREPGDDPITVADGDATTTVTVAGDAQPGATVTVTVDDRDPVAVTAGDDGSWSVDVPDLGVGEHTVEVTQTVDGSTSTTPVGTTFEIEAGAPVVITEPTADQEYTVADGDGTTTVDVAGTAEPGATIVVDLGDGRTESTTADDDGAWSVSVPGVPAGTTTVSVTQRVDGTESAPVTVDVRVLVADPITIATPADGTTIRVAQRDSLATLTAAGAAEPDAEVRVTIDGGDARTVTATDAGTWSVDLPDTAVGEHTIRATQTVDGSTSAAVRSTFTVAPGAALTVTAPADDTTFTVPSTDPTATVPVGGEGQPGATVRVVLDDADPVVVRVGTDGRWETTLVDVPAGEHTLVVSQVVNGTTSDAIERDVTVVVAAADAIVVTSPADGADHRVLGGSTDVRVTGTSAPNAAVSVRIDDGTAVTTTADDDGAWSVTVPDVAEGTHTVAASQTVDGATTDAPRVGFTVTAATPVVISSPTDGQAFPTTGSTTSVPVSGTAEPGATVTVDVDGRSATTTAGDDGSWTVTIGGVPLGDHTVSVTQTVGGRTSDPVTADVTVVAAQETGIVITSPDPGQLIPADGFGDTGSFTVTGQATPGAAVTVTLSTGQVRATTADDEGAWSVVFERVPEGEWTISATQSVNGTTSAAPQVPIVVDTLEPLAVTSPTPGSQYTADEDGDHDLMVTGTAEPGATVTVQPMGRDAVATTADEDGTWWVMVGLPVGGHMLRVTQSVGGFTSQAQMLRVMVMDDAVDPEEPGTPGTPGTPGTPGTPGTPGLPGTPGTGGGSGTGIGAGNGTGGGSGNGSGNGIGGSGNGTGDLAWTGADVVPIAGTAAGLVALGFLLLGLSRLARGFRRRTRG, from the coding sequence ATGCGCAGGCACGCGTCGCTGCCCGGTACCCCCGTACCCTCCGCAGCGGACGAACGGACACGACGGATCACCCGCGCCGACGGCCGAGCTCGAGGACGAGCGACGGACGGTCGGCGGCTCCTCCTGCGCGGCGGCGTCGTCGCCACGGTGACGGCGCTCATCGCCGCCACCGTGGCGATCCAACCCGCTGCGGCCGCCCAGACCGACGTCGCCGAGGCCGAGGGGCTGCTGCTCAGCGGCTCCGGCATCGTGAACGCCGACGCGGTCGCCCAGCTCGGCGGCGCGTACTCCGCACGTGGCGCGAGCTCCGGCGGCGGCACCACGAACCAGCCGCTCAACCTGACGGCGCTCAACGCGGTCGGGGTGGACCTCGGCAACGACGTCGACCTGCTCGGCCCGAACGGCATCCTGACCCTCGGCGTCGACGGTCAGTACGCCACGACCTCGGCCGCGGGCGCGACCGCGTCGTCGGGGCTCCTGACGAACGACGGCGGCATCGGGGTCGGCACCGGATCCGGCACCGGCGCCGCGACGGTCAACCTCAACCCGCTGTTCTCGCGCGTCGGCGCCGACACCACGGTGCTGTCGAACGCGCAGCTGCGGGTCGGGGCCCTGGCGTCCCGGATCCAGGCGACGCGCGGCACCACGGTCGGGACGACGACGGACTACCGGATCGCCGGCGCGGACCTGAACCTGACGAGCCCGGCGGTCGCCGGACTCAGCACCGCGCTCCGGAACGACCTGCGCACCTTCTCGGGCACGGTGAACTCCGCGGTCGGTGCCGACGGCGCGCTGTCCGGCACGACCACGGCGCTGACGGGCGAACTGCAGCGGCTCCTCCGCACGACGAGCCTCGGACTCGTGAACGTCAACGGAACGACGGTCACCGCGACCGTCGACCTGAACCTCGACGACACCCTGACCCGTGTGCTGCAGCAGCCGCTCACGGACGGTGCGGTGACGATCACCCCGTCGACCGGCGCGATCACGGTCGACCTCGACCGGCTCACCACGCTCAACGGTCAGCCGGCGAACACGTCGGTGCTGACTGAAGCGGCCGTGAGCTCGATCAACCGGAGCATCACGACGATCCTCGGCACGCAGCTGCCGACGGCGCTGCAGACCGCGGTCGTCAACACGATCAACTCGACCGCCGTGCGGGTGAACGTCACCGCGAACGTCAACCTCGCGGGCATCCCGCTCACCGCACTGGCCCTCCGCGCGGACACCACGCTCGGCGCCCTCGCCGGCACGTCGCCCGCCACCGCGACGGTGACCGCGACGGGTGGGCCCCTCGGGCTGAACGTGCTCGGCGCCCTGCTCGCCCCGGCGGTCAACACCGTCGTCATCCCGGCGCTGCAGACCATCGTGCGTCCCCTGGTGACGGGCACGGCCCTGACGAACCTCGGCACGACGCTCACGGCGACGACCTCGGCCGTCTCCACCCTGCTGAGCCCCGTCGTGCTGCTGCTCCGTCAGGTCGTCGACCTCACCGTGAACGCGCAGGACACCACCGGCTTCCGCGACCCCCGTGGGTACGACACCGGATCGCGGAGCGTGCACGCCCTGCGGCTCTCCGTGCTCCCCGGGGCGAACGTCGCCACCGTGGACCTCGCCACGTCGACCGTGCGCGCCACGGCGTTCGCGGCTCCGACCATCACGGCGCCCACGGCCGGACAGCAGTTCACCGTGCCGTCGGCGACCTCGACCCGCAGCGTCGTCGTGAGCGGGGCCGGGGAGCCCGGCGCCACCGTGGCCGTCAGCCTCGGTGGGGACCGGACCGGCACCGCGACCGTCGCTGCCGACGGGACCTGGACGACGACCATCGCCGACGTCCCCACCGGTGCGTACACCGCGACCGCGACCCAGACGGTCGGCGGCACCGCGGCCGGCACCGCGACGCAGGACTTCTCCGTCGTGGCCCAGCGCGCCCTGACGATCACCACCCCCACGGCCGGTCAGACCTTCACGACGACGGGGGAGACCGCCCCGGTCACCCTGACGGGCACCGCGACGGCGAACGCGCGCATCAGCGTCGACCTGGGCGCCGGCGTGACCGCGACGGGCACGGCGGACGACGCCGGCGCCTGGAGCGTCACCGTCCCCGAGGTCCCGGTGGGCGAGCAGACGGCGAGCGTCACGCAGACCGTCGGCGACACGACCTCGGCACCCGTGACCCGGTCCTTCCGGGTCGTGGCCGCGGCCGGCCTGACCGTCGACACCCCCACGGCGGACCAGGACTTCCCGCTCGCCGGCGACACCCGGTCCGTCCCGTTCTCCGGCAGTGCCCAGGCCGGTGCCCGCGTGGACGTCGACCTCGGTGACGGCCTGACCGCCACCACCCGCGCGAACGCCGACGGCACCTGGTCGACGAGCGTCACGGACGTCCCGGCCGGGGAGTACTCGGCCGAGGTCACCCAGGCCGTCGGCGGCACCACGAGTGCCCCGGTCACCCGGGACTTCACCGTGACGGCGGCCCCCGCGCTGACCATCGACGAGCCGGCCGACGGCAGCACCATCACCGTCGCCGACGAGAGCTCGACCACCCCGGTGACGGTGTCCGGCTCGGCCGCCCCGAACGCCCGGGTCACCGTCGGCATCGGTGGTTCCTTCACCGCCGCGGTGACCGCGGACGAGGACGGTGCCTGGACGACGACCTTCGCCGACGTCCCGGTCGGAGAGCGCACCGCCACTGCGCGGCAGAGCGTCGACGGCACCACGTCCGGCCCGGTGGGGACCACCTTCACCGTCGAGGCGGGCGACCCGCTCGCGATCACCTCGCCGGAGGACGGCGACGTCGTCACCGTCCTCGACGCCGACACCACCACCGACCTCGACCTGGCAGGCACGGCCGAGGCCGGCGCCGAGGTGCGGGTCTCGCTCGGCGACGGACTGACCGCCACCACGACGGCCGACGACGACGGCACCTGGACGCTGACCGTCACCGACGTCCCGGCCGGCCGGTACACGATCTCGGCGACGCAGACCGTCGGCGGGACCACCTCGCCGGCCGTCCGCCAGGTCGTCACGGTGCAGGCGGGCGCCCAGCTCGCCGTGACCGCTCCGGCGCAGGACGCCACGGTCACGGTCGCCACCGACGACTCCGTCGTCGACGTCACCGTGCGGGGCACCGCGCAGCCCGGCGCCCGCATCGAGGTCGTCCTGGACGACGGCGACGCGGTGTCCACGACGGCGAACCCGCAGGGCGCCTGGTCGGTGGTCCTCACCGACGTCGGCACCGGCGACCACACCGCGACGGTCACCCAGACCGTCGACGGTGCGACCTCGGCACCGGTGGACCGTGACTTCGCGGTCGAGGCCGGCGACGAGCTCGTCATCGTGGCACCGGGTGACGCCCAGCAGGTGCCCGCCGGCACCGGCGGCCAGGCCAACGTGGTCGTCCGCGGCACCGCGGAGCCCGGCGCGACCGTCGCCGTCACGATCGACGAGGGCGACCCCGTCGAGGTCGTCACGGACACGGCCGGCAACTGGGAGCTCCCGACCACGCAGCTCGGCATCGGCGAGCACGCCGTCGAGGCCGTGCAGACCGTGAACGGCACCGACGGCCCGGTGGTCACGCGTGACTTCACCGTGGTCCCCGGCAACGCCATCGTCATCGACACCCCGGCGAGCGGCGCACGCTTCGTCGTGGTCGACGCCGACGCCACCGCGACCGTCCGGATCACCGGCACGGCCGAGCCCGGCGCCGCGGTGACCGTCTCGGTCGGCCCCGGCACCCGGTTCACCACCACGGCTGACGACGACGGGCGGTGGGCGGTCGACGCGACCGGTCTCGCCCCGACCGGCGTCTACACGGCGTCGGCCAGCCAGGAGGTCGAGGACGTCGTGACGAGCGCCGTCCCGATCACCTTCGAGGTCGTCACGGCCAACGCGCTGACGATCACCGGTCCGGACACGGACCCGATCACGGTCGCCGGCCCCGACGTCGAGCGCGACGTCACGGTCACCGGCACCGGCCAGCCCGGTGCCGCGGTCACGGCGACCCTCGCCGGCTCCGAGGACCAGGAGACGACGGTCGGTGCCGACGGCACGTGGTCGGTCACCTTCCCCGACCTCGGCGTCGACGCGCACCAGGTCACGGTCACCCAGACCCTGGCCGGCACCGTCTCCGACCCGCGCACCTCCGACCCGGTCGAGCGCACGGTCACGATCGAGGCCGCCGAAGCCGTCACGATCACCGCACCGGGGACCGACGCGGTCCTGCTCGTGCCGGACGCCGACGCCACGCGCGACGTCGTGGTCACGGGTTCGGCGGAGCCGGGCGCGCCGGTGACGGTGCGACTCGGCGACGACGAGGCGACCACCACCGCGGACGCGGACGGCGACTGGACGGTCACGTTCGGTGGGGTCGGTGTCGGCACCCCGACGCTCACCGCCAGCCAGACGGTCGGCGGGACCACCGCCTCCAGCCCGGACCAGACCGTCACGGTGCGGGCCGGGACCGCGCTCACCATCGTGACCCCGGAGGACGGCGACGTCCTGACGGTCGCCGACACGTCCGGCACCGCCGACGTCGAGGTGACCGGTCGGGCGCAGCCCGACGCCGAGGTGACGGTCCGGCTCTCGACCGGCGAGTCCGAGACGGTGACCGCGGACGAGGACGGCCGGTGGGAGACCACCTTCCAGGACGTCCCGGTCGGTGACCACCGCGTCGCCGCGACGCAGGTCGTCGGCGGACAGACCTCGACGCCGGTGACGGCGGCGGTGTCGGTCCGTGCCGGCGCCCCGCTCGTCGTGTCCACGCCGCGGGGTGCCACCACCGTCACGGTGGCGGACGACGACGCCACCACCGGGGTGGACTTCGCCGGCACCGGGGAACCGGGCGCGACCGTCACGGTCGACCTCGGCGATGGCGGGACCGCGACGGCGACCGTGGACGAGGACGGCCGCTGGGCGACCACGGTCGAGGACGTGCCGACCGGCTCGTTCACGGCCTCGGTCACGCAGGCCCTGAACGGCACCACGAGTGCGGCGGTCGAACGACCGGTGTCCGTGGTCGCGGCTGCCGACCTGATCATCCGTGAGCCCGGCGACGACCCCATCACGGTGGCCGACGGTGACGCGACGACGACCGTGACGGTCGCCGGTGACGCCCAGCCCGGCGCCACGGTGACGGTCACCGTCGACGACCGCGACCCCGTCGCGGTCACCGCCGGTGACGACGGGTCGTGGAGCGTCGACGTGCCGGACCTCGGTGTCGGCGAGCACACCGTCGAGGTGACGCAGACCGTGGACGGCTCGACCTCGACCACCCCGGTCGGGACGACGTTCGAGATCGAGGCGGGCGCGCCCGTCGTCATCACCGAGCCGACGGCCGACCAGGAGTACACGGTCGCCGACGGGGACGGCACGACGACGGTCGACGTCGCCGGCACCGCCGAGCCGGGCGCGACCATCGTGGTCGACCTGGGCGACGGTCGCACCGAGTCGACCACCGCGGACGACGACGGCGCGTGGAGCGTCTCGGTTCCCGGTGTGCCGGCCGGCACCACGACCGTCAGCGTCACGCAGCGCGTCGACGGCACCGAGTCCGCGCCGGTGACGGTGGACGTCCGCGTCCTCGTCGCCGACCCGATCACGATCGCCACCCCGGCGGACGGGACCACGATCCGGGTCGCCCAGCGCGACTCGCTCGCGACCCTCACCGCCGCGGGGGCCGCCGAGCCCGATGCCGAGGTCCGTGTCACGATCGACGGCGGCGACGCCCGGACCGTGACCGCGACCGACGCCGGCACCTGGAGCGTCGACCTGCCGGACACCGCCGTCGGCGAGCACACGATCCGTGCGACCCAGACGGTCGACGGCTCGACGTCCGCAGCGGTGCGCAGCACCTTCACCGTCGCACCCGGTGCGGCGCTGACGGTCACCGCCCCGGCGGACGACACCACGTTCACCGTGCCGAGCACCGACCCCACCGCGACCGTCCCGGTCGGCGGCGAGGGCCAGCCCGGCGCGACGGTCCGCGTCGTCCTCGACGACGCCGACCCGGTCGTGGTCCGTGTCGGCACCGACGGACGGTGGGAGACCACGCTGGTCGACGTGCCGGCGGGCGAGCACACGCTCGTCGTCAGCCAGGTCGTGAACGGCACGACGTCCGACGCGATCGAGCGTGACGTGACCGTCGTGGTCGCCGCCGCGGACGCGATCGTCGTGACCAGCCCGGCCGACGGCGCCGACCACCGGGTGCTCGGCGGCTCGACCGACGTGCGCGTGACCGGTACCTCGGCACCGAACGCCGCGGTCTCGGTCCGCATCGACGACGGCACCGCGGTCACGACGACCGCGGACGACGACGGCGCGTGGTCCGTGACGGTGCCGGACGTCGCCGAGGGGACCCACACCGTCGCCGCCAGCCAGACGGTCGACGGTGCCACCACCGACGCCCCGCGGGTCGGCTTCACCGTGACGGCCGCGACGCCGGTCGTCATCTCGAGCCCGACCGACGGCCAGGCGTTCCCGACCACGGGGTCGACGACGTCGGTCCCGGTGAGCGGTACCGCCGAGCCCGGTGCGACCGTCACGGTCGACGTCGACGGCCGGAGCGCGACGACGACCGCCGGTGACGACGGTTCGTGGACGGTCACGATCGGTGGCGTCCCGCTCGGGGACCACACGGTGTCGGTGACGCAGACGGTCGGCGGTCGGACCTCCGACCCGGTGACCGCCGACGTCACGGTCGTGGCCGCGCAGGAGACGGGCATCGTCATCACGAGCCCCGACCCCGGGCAGCTGATCCCGGCGGACGGGTTCGGGGACACCGGCTCGTTCACGGTGACCGGTCAGGCCACCCCCGGCGCCGCGGTGACGGTGACCCTGTCCACGGGGCAGGTCCGCGCCACCACCGCCGACGACGAGGGTGCGTGGAGCGTCGTGTTCGAGCGCGTCCCCGAGGGGGAGTGGACGATCAGCGCCACGCAGTCGGTGAACGGCACGACCTCGGCGGCGCCGCAGGTGCCGATCGTGGTCGACACCCTGGAGCCGCTCGCGGTCACCTCGCCGACACCGGGTTCGCAGTACACGGCGGACGAGGACGGTGACCACGACCTGATGGTCACCGGTACCGCGGAGCCCGGCGCGACCGTCACCGTGCAGCCGATGGGCCGCGACGCGGTCGCCACGACGGCCGACGAGGACGGCACGTGGTGGGTCATGGTCGGGCTGCCGGTCGGCGGGCACATGCTGCGCGTCACCCAGTCGGTCGGCGGGTTCACCTCGCAGGCGCAGATGCTCCGCGTCATGGTGATGGACGACGCCGTGGACCCGGAGGAGCCGGGCACGCCCGGTACCCCCGGAACGCCCGGTACGCCCGGGACGCCCGGTACGCCCGGACTGCCCGGCACGCCGGGGACCGGCGGGGGCTCCGGGACCGGTATCGGGGCCGGCAACGGCACCGGCGGCGGCTCCGGGAACGGCTCCGGCAACGGGATCGGTGGCTCCGGCAACGGCACCGGTGACCTCGCCTGGACCGGCGCGGACGTCGTCCCGATCGCCGGCACCGCGGCGGGCCTGGTGGCCCTCGGGTTCCTGCTGCTGGGGCTCTCCCGCCTCGCCCGCGGGTTCCGTCGCCGCACCCGCGGCTGA
- a CDS encoding SDR family oxidoreductase, whose product MKIAIAGGHGQIALLLARQITDAGHDAVAIVRNPAHVADVEQQGARAIVADLEQLGDDDLALRLRGVDAVVFAAGAGPNSGAERKLTVDRNGAILLADAAERAGIERYVMISAMAADTYDPELAVVPAQDDAAVFQVYLRAKAEADANLRARRLRWTIVRPGGLLDTPPQGTVHVGRTVPRGSIPRADVATVVLHALLDDAAVGVQFEVTSGDTPIPAALGALT is encoded by the coding sequence ATGAAGATCGCCATCGCCGGAGGACACGGCCAGATCGCCCTGCTCCTCGCCCGCCAGATCACCGACGCCGGCCACGACGCCGTCGCGATCGTCCGCAACCCCGCGCACGTGGCCGACGTCGAGCAACAGGGGGCGCGTGCGATCGTCGCCGACCTGGAGCAGCTCGGCGACGACGACCTCGCGCTCCGCCTGCGCGGTGTCGATGCCGTGGTGTTCGCCGCCGGTGCCGGGCCGAACAGCGGCGCCGAGCGGAAGCTCACCGTCGACCGTAACGGTGCGATCCTGCTCGCCGACGCCGCCGAGCGTGCCGGCATCGAGCGCTACGTGATGATCTCCGCGATGGCGGCCGACACCTACGACCCCGAGCTCGCCGTCGTGCCCGCGCAGGACGACGCCGCGGTGTTCCAGGTCTACCTGCGGGCGAAGGCCGAGGCGGACGCGAACCTGCGGGCCCGACGCCTCCGCTGGACGATCGTGCGTCCCGGCGGTCTGCTCGACACGCCGCCGCAGGGCACGGTCCACGTCGGCCGGACCGTCCCGCGCGGCTCGATCCCTCGTGCGGACGTCGCGACCGTCGTCCTGCACGCCCTGCTCGACGACGCCGCGGTCGGCGTGCAGTTCGAGGTCACCAGCGGCGACACCCCGATCCCGGCGGCGCTGGGCGCCCTGACCTGA
- a CDS encoding acetate/propionate family kinase, with protein MTAALVVNSGSSSFKYQLIELEDERTLASGLVERIGEPAGAWKHTNALTGESSSNDAASVPDHAAGFQAMIDAFAKVGPSFDEHPPAVVGHRVVHGGTTFDRATVVTDQVEQQIEDLNSLAPLHNPANLEGIRAAKQVFSDVPHVAVFDTAFHQTMPPHAYTYAIPADLAAEYGIRRYGMHGTSHKYVSEQAAEFLDRPLAELKTIVLHLGNGASVAAIDGGKSIETSMGLTPLEGLVMGTRSGDLDPAVLIHLHREAGMTFDELDTMLNKRSGLLGLTGNGDMRDVQDAATKGDEQAEAALAVYRHRIRRYVGAYTAQLGGLDAVVFTAGVGENNALLRRRVLAGLEHLGIEIDPDRNELASRDARRISTDGSRVAVLVIPTNEELEIARQSAAVAL; from the coding sequence GTGACCGCAGCCCTCGTCGTCAACTCCGGCTCGAGTTCGTTCAAGTACCAGCTCATCGAACTCGAGGACGAGCGCACGCTCGCCTCCGGGCTCGTCGAGCGCATCGGCGAGCCCGCCGGGGCCTGGAAGCACACCAACGCGCTGACGGGGGAGTCGTCGTCGAACGACGCCGCGTCGGTGCCCGACCACGCGGCCGGTTTCCAGGCGATGATCGACGCGTTCGCGAAGGTGGGCCCGTCGTTCGACGAGCACCCGCCCGCCGTCGTCGGCCACCGCGTCGTGCACGGCGGGACCACCTTCGACCGCGCGACGGTCGTCACGGACCAGGTCGAGCAGCAGATCGAGGACCTCAACAGCCTCGCACCGCTGCACAACCCCGCGAACCTCGAGGGGATCCGCGCCGCGAAGCAGGTCTTCTCGGACGTCCCGCACGTCGCCGTGTTCGACACCGCGTTCCACCAGACGATGCCGCCGCACGCGTACACGTACGCGATCCCCGCCGACCTGGCCGCCGAGTACGGGATCCGCCGCTACGGCATGCACGGCACCAGCCACAAGTACGTCTCCGAGCAGGCCGCGGAGTTCCTCGACCGGCCACTCGCCGAGCTCAAGACGATCGTGCTGCACCTGGGCAACGGTGCCTCGGTCGCGGCGATCGACGGCGGGAAGTCCATCGAGACCTCGATGGGGCTGACCCCGCTCGAGGGGCTCGTCATGGGCACCCGTTCCGGCGACCTCGACCCCGCTGTGCTCATCCACCTGCACCGCGAGGCCGGGATGACCTTCGACGAGCTCGACACCATGCTCAACAAGCGGTCCGGTCTGCTCGGCCTGACCGGCAACGGCGACATGCGGGACGTGCAGGACGCCGCCACCAAGGGCGACGAGCAGGCGGAGGCGGCGCTCGCCGTGTACCGCCACCGCATCCGTCGGTACGTGGGCGCCTACACGGCACAGCTCGGCGGCCTCGACGCGGTCGTGTTCACGGCGGGGGTCGGCGAGAACAACGCGCTGCTGCGGCGGCGCGTGCTCGCGGGGCTCGAGCACCTGGGCATCGAGATCGACCCGGACCGCAACGAGCTGGCGTCGCGCGACGCCCGCCGCATCTCCACCGACGGCTCACGGGTCGCGGTGCTCGTGATCCCGACGAACGAGGAGCTCGAGATCGCCCGGCAGTCGGCCGCGGTCGCGCTCTGA